In one Pseudomonas sp. SG20056 genomic region, the following are encoded:
- the phnG gene encoding phosphonate C-P lyase system protein PhnG has translation MNRARPQSNLLHSDPQIAIRQRWMGVLARAGSQLATYESALKEADYRLIRAPEIGMTLVRGRMGGTGSPFNLGEMSVTRCVVRLADGRTGYSYVAGRDKQHAELAALADAHLQGSEQPHWLSRLIEPLAAAQHSQQAAKAAETATTQVEFFTLVRGED, from the coding sequence ATGAACCGCGCACGACCGCAAAGCAACCTGCTGCACAGCGATCCGCAGATCGCCATTCGCCAGCGCTGGATGGGCGTACTCGCCCGCGCCGGCAGCCAACTGGCGACCTATGAGTCGGCGTTGAAGGAAGCCGACTACCGCCTGATCCGCGCCCCGGAAATTGGCATGACCCTGGTACGCGGGCGCATGGGCGGCACCGGCAGCCCGTTCAACCTTGGCGAGATGAGCGTGACCCGCTGCGTGGTGCGCCTGGCCGATGGCCGCACCGGTTACAGCTACGTGGCCGGGCGCGACAAGCAGCATGCCGAATTGGCGGCCCTGGCCGACGCGCATTTGCAGGGCAGTGAACAGCCGCATTGGCTGAGCCGCCTGATCGAACCCCTGGCAGCTGCACAGCATTCCCAACAGGCGGCCAAGGCCGCTGAAACCGCCACCACTCAGGTGGAATTTTTTACTCTGGTCAGAGGAGAAGACTGA
- the phnD gene encoding phosphonate ABC transporter substrate-binding protein: MFKRISRVLAASTLLAGSVLGAAQAAEQEINFGIISTESSQNLKSMWDPFLADMSQQTGLKIKAFFAPDYAGIIQGMRFDKVDMAWYGNKAAMEAVDRANGQIFAQTVAANGTQGYYSLMVAHKDSPINSIEDMLKNAKTLTFANGDPNSTSGYLVPGYYVFAQNNADANKIFKRALNGSHEVNALSVANKQVDVGTFNSEGMERLQVTAPDKAAQLKVIWTSPLIPSDPMVWRKNLDDATKNKLRDFFMTYGDEPAEQKVLAGLQWAKFKASDDDQLLPIRQLELFKKRTEVANSDKLNADDKQAQLKELDAELAKLEKRMAEIAKQSPASAG; this comes from the coding sequence ATGTTCAAACGTATCAGTCGCGTTCTCGCCGCGTCCACGCTGCTGGCCGGTTCGGTTCTGGGTGCTGCCCAGGCCGCTGAGCAGGAAATCAATTTCGGCATCATCTCCACCGAGTCCTCGCAGAACCTGAAAAGCATGTGGGACCCCTTCCTGGCAGACATGAGCCAGCAGACCGGCCTGAAGATCAAAGCCTTCTTCGCCCCTGACTACGCCGGGATCATCCAGGGCATGCGTTTCGACAAAGTCGACATGGCCTGGTACGGCAACAAGGCCGCGATGGAAGCGGTGGATCGCGCCAATGGACAGATCTTCGCCCAAACCGTCGCGGCCAACGGCACTCAGGGCTATTACAGCCTGATGGTGGCGCACAAGGACAGCCCGATCAATTCGATCGAAGACATGCTGAAAAACGCCAAGACCCTGACCTTCGCCAACGGCGACCCGAACTCCACCTCGGGCTATCTGGTACCGGGCTACTACGTGTTCGCGCAGAACAATGCCGACGCCAACAAGATCTTCAAGCGCGCGCTCAACGGCAGCCATGAAGTCAACGCCCTGTCGGTGGCCAACAAGCAGGTCGATGTCGGCACCTTCAACAGCGAAGGCATGGAGCGTCTGCAAGTGACTGCGCCGGACAAGGCCGCTCAGCTGAAAGTGATCTGGACTTCGCCGCTGATTCCGTCTGACCCGATGGTATGGCGCAAGAACCTGGACGACGCCACCAAGAACAAGCTGCGTGACTTCTTTATGACCTACGGCGACGAGCCGGCCGAACAGAAAGTCCTGGCTGGTCTGCAGTGGGCCAAGTTCAAGGCGTCCGATGACGATCAGCTGCTGCCGATCCGCCAGCTGGAACTGTTCAAAAAACGCACCGAAGTGGCCAACAGCGACAAGCTCAACGCTGATGACAAGCAGGCGCAGCTCAAGGAGCTGGATGCCGAGCTGGCCAAGCTGGAAAAGCGCATGGCTGAAATCGCCAAGCAAAGCCCTGCCAGCGCTGGTTAA
- the phnE gene encoding phosphonate ABC transporter, permease protein PhnE, with translation MTTLTTAPTPDLIAKRSWLQLIGWGLFFVVLAWSWQGAEMNPLALIRDSSNMATFAADFFPPDFSDWELYLKEMIVTVQIALWGTVLAIVVAIPLGILCSENIVPWWVYQPIRRVMDACRSINEMVFAMLFVVAVGLGPFAGVLALFIGTTGVLAKLFAEAVEAIDPGPVEGVRATGASALQEVIYGVIPQVLPLWISYSLYRFESNVRSATVVGMVGAGGIGVILWEAIRGFQFAQTCALLIVIILVVSLLDIISQRLRKQFI, from the coding sequence ATGACCACTTTGACCACCGCACCCACGCCCGACCTGATTGCCAAGCGTTCCTGGCTGCAGCTGATCGGCTGGGGGCTGTTCTTCGTTGTGTTGGCCTGGTCCTGGCAGGGCGCGGAGATGAATCCGCTGGCACTGATCCGCGACTCCAGCAACATGGCGACCTTTGCTGCGGACTTCTTTCCGCCCGATTTCAGCGATTGGGAGCTGTACCTCAAAGAGATGATCGTCACCGTGCAGATCGCCCTGTGGGGAACGGTGCTGGCGATTGTTGTGGCTATTCCGTTGGGCATTCTCTGCTCGGAAAACATCGTGCCGTGGTGGGTCTACCAGCCGATCCGTCGGGTGATGGACGCCTGCCGTTCGATCAATGAAATGGTCTTCGCCATGCTCTTCGTAGTGGCGGTTGGCCTGGGTCCATTCGCTGGTGTACTGGCGCTGTTTATCGGCACCACCGGGGTGCTGGCCAAGCTCTTCGCCGAGGCGGTCGAGGCCATCGATCCGGGCCCGGTTGAAGGCGTACGCGCCACTGGTGCCAGCGCGCTGCAGGAAGTCATCTACGGGGTGATTCCGCAGGTTCTGCCACTGTGGATTTCCTACTCGCTGTACCGCTTCGAATCCAACGTGCGCTCGGCAACTGTGGTCGGCATGGTCGGCGCCGGTGGCATTGGGGTGATTCTCTGGGAAGCGATTCGCGGCTTCCAGTTCGCCCAGACCTGCGCCCTGCTGATCGTGATCATCCTGGTGGTCAGCCTGCTGGACATCATTTCGCAGCGCCTGCGTAAACAATTTATCTGA
- the phnF gene encoding phosphonate metabolism transcriptional regulator PhnF, whose amino-acid sequence MHLSRQPEPLYRELAAVLRDELQRMSPGDYLPAEVQLAARFAVNRHTLRRAVDELVLEGRLLRQQGKGTRVLAKPLIYPMQAGSAYSASLSALGHKVEAQLLESRLRPAGCEEREYLQLPSGAQLLELSTLRLIEGQPVSLIRHAFSTEYAELLADYQGGSLRQYLSLRGLPLTRTFSLIGARLPSRDEAARLLMPRHAPLLSVQTLSRDLAGRPVELSLSTSRADRFQYQLAL is encoded by the coding sequence ATGCACTTGTCTAGACAACCTGAGCCGTTGTACCGCGAACTGGCTGCCGTGCTGCGCGATGAGCTGCAGCGCATGAGCCCTGGCGATTACCTGCCGGCCGAGGTGCAGTTGGCCGCGCGTTTTGCCGTCAACCGCCACACCCTGCGCCGCGCGGTGGATGAGCTGGTACTCGAAGGCCGCCTGCTGCGCCAGCAGGGCAAGGGCACGCGGGTGTTGGCCAAGCCGCTGATTTATCCGATGCAGGCCGGCAGTGCCTACAGCGCTTCGCTTTCGGCGCTTGGCCACAAGGTTGAAGCGCAGCTGCTGGAAAGCCGTCTGCGTCCTGCCGGTTGCGAGGAGCGTGAGTACCTACAACTGCCCAGTGGTGCGCAACTGCTGGAGCTGAGCACCCTGCGTCTGATTGAAGGCCAGCCGGTCAGCCTGATTCGGCATGCCTTCAGCACCGAATACGCCGAGCTGCTGGCCGACTACCAGGGCGGCTCGCTGCGCCAGTACCTCAGCCTGCGCGGACTGCCGCTGACGCGCACCTTCAGCCTGATCGGCGCACGCCTGCCCAGCCGTGACGAGGCTGCGCGCCTGCTGATGCCCCGCCACGCACCGCTGCTGAGCGTACAAACCCTTTCCCGCGATCTGGCCGGCCGGCCGGTGGAGCTGTCGTTATCGACCAGCCGCGCCGACCGCTTCCAGTACCAGCTCGCCCTTTGA
- the phnC gene encoding phosphonate ABC transporter ATP-binding protein — MSAVIRVESLNKTFGRKQALFDLALSVEPGEMVALIGASGSGKSTLLRHVAGLACCDRTGGGSIQVLGREVQAEGRLNGEVRRLRADIGYIFQQFNLVGRLSVLQNVLLGCLGRMPRWRGTLGLFNAEEKQRALQALARVGLADLAQQRASTLSGGQQQRVAIARALCQRAKVILADEPIASLDPESARKVMQILADINREDGTTVVVTLHQVDYAMRYCQRAVALKAGRIHYDGAAAELHPNFLNDLYGAELLDEPQTAEKPRRARKPKVPLALAKA; from the coding sequence ATGAGCGCAGTGATCCGGGTTGAGAGCCTGAACAAAACGTTCGGCCGCAAGCAGGCGCTGTTTGATCTGGCGCTGTCTGTTGAACCCGGTGAAATGGTGGCACTGATCGGAGCCTCGGGTTCCGGCAAGTCGACCTTGCTGCGTCATGTTGCCGGCCTGGCCTGTTGCGACCGCACGGGTGGCGGCAGCATCCAGGTATTGGGGCGTGAGGTGCAGGCCGAGGGCCGCCTGAATGGCGAAGTCCGTCGTCTGCGCGCCGATATCGGCTACATCTTTCAGCAGTTCAACCTTGTTGGCCGTCTTAGCGTGCTGCAGAACGTGTTGCTCGGTTGCCTGGGGCGCATGCCGCGCTGGCGCGGCACCCTCGGCTTGTTCAATGCCGAAGAAAAACAGCGTGCGCTGCAGGCGCTGGCTCGCGTGGGGCTGGCGGATCTGGCGCAGCAACGCGCTTCGACTCTGTCCGGCGGCCAGCAGCAGCGTGTGGCAATTGCCCGTGCCCTGTGCCAGCGCGCCAAGGTGATTCTGGCCGATGAGCCGATTGCTTCGCTCGATCCCGAATCCGCACGCAAGGTCATGCAGATTCTTGCCGACATCAACCGTGAAGACGGCACCACTGTCGTGGTCACCCTGCATCAAGTCGATTACGCCATGCGCTATTGCCAGCGCGCCGTGGCGTTGAAAGCGGGGCGTATTCATTACGACGGCGCCGCGGCCGAGTTGCACCCCAACTTCCTTAACGATCTTTACGGGGCCGAGCTGCTAGACGAGCCGCAAACCGCCGAGAAACCGCGCCGTGCGCGCAAACCGAAAGTCCCGCTGGCTCTGGCCAAGGCCTGA